The genome window ttcaggccttttttttttttttttttttactttttaagggctaaaagtaacaaaataatccaaaaaTACAATGGGgttgccaaaagatacaaaaatatatacattttaaactccgcaacactcccggaaaaagtacagtactgtaacatgtttcgaacttttgttcaaccccccccccccccccccccccccccccaaaaaaaaaaaacttttccgtacaggcagatcctcaaaatcaggtgacttggacgcaaaaatatgtgatcgagaCATCCCTCCTGTAAAGTATCTCTTCCTGTAGCAGGGATGTACCACACATAGGAAAATAAATGGTGGAAATATCATTAAAAAATCCAGGATTGAATACTGAGATGCAAAATTTCAATTATTTGTTGTGTCTTacctgttttattttattcattcaaaaataaaaaaaattgcgcaacttattggctgctgttgacaacaatagacgcaCCAGAATAAGAGGactgatcgctgccagcccttcaGTCCaattggattgaacgtctatcaccgtcaatggcagtgaataactTACCAAAAAAGGTACCTGAATTGTCCTTCAATCCTGAAGTGACTATTAATCAATATTTAAGTGAAAAAGTAAGGTTGACTTTAGTTTCATCATCCAGTTAGCTTTTTGAACAACAATAACAACGACAGCTGGCAGGCAGATCGCTCGTTTTACAGGAGGGGAAAGCGTCCTGTCTCTGCTTCACGACTGCTGATGTCACTACTGGCTGGCGGCAAGATCCTCCCACAGCAGCAGCATAAATACACGCAGGCTCAGCTCTCCTTCACTCACTCAGCCTCACAAGCCGCTCAGCAGAGCTCGCTCAGCCTCTCTCTCAGCCTCAGAGCCACGCGAAGCGAGAGACAAGATGTCCACGTACGTGTCTTCAGACTGCCGCCGTGTCAGTCCTTCCGTCCACGGCAACAAGTTTGCCACGGCTCACCGCAAGAAGGCCGTAGCCAACATTTTCGACAATGTCAGTCAGGACGCCCTGACCAGACTCTTCCAGAAGACCGGCGACATGAAAGCCGAGGAGCGGGTGAGGAGCATCTTCTCCTACTCGCACGACCCCGAGGAGACGGCCCGGGCGCTGATGGCTCTGAAGCAGAGGAAGAAGGACAAGTTCCTCCAGATTGCTGGCATGCTCCGGCAAATGCTTAAATTTCGCTGACGGGACGTGGCTCGGCAGTGTGTTAGCCACCTTGGTCTTTCACTCGGCTCGTGTTGGAGCCTTAAACCTGCATGACTGCTCTCCCGATGGGACTCGAACACCGATGACCCCAAGAGCGACGGTGATGTGCTTGCAAGACGCCGACAGCGAGGCCACCTTGCCACGCCGCAGGTGATGGAGAGTCTAGCCATGGCTGGATGGAAGCAGAAAAAGCGTACTGATGATTGATGGACATCAAATATTTTCCTGAGACTTGAATTCACTCATGTGGAAGCGCCACTGTGAAGCAGCAGCACACAAAGGAGGTGCTGGTGGAAAGCTGCAACTATGTGAGACTTTTAGTGCCAGAAGAAGAACCTTCATGGATGCCTGTCCTGAACACATGCCTTCTTTCTACATGAACACTGTCACTGTAGTGGCTCCTAATGTTACACTTGTGTCAAATAGCACAACGATTTACATGAATGATATGTCCTATTCTTTGtcctttttaataaattgctttGTTTACAAAAGTTACACTCTGCTTTGTCCTTTGTATTCATCACTGCACACGTTTCTAAATTGACATGACTCATTAACTGTGTTTCAGGGTAACAATATTGGGGGTGAAATTGATATTCAAGGCATTCAATTGAGAAGCCTCTGTATGCCTAAAATCGTCATCATTGTTCAAAATAGTTGTAGCTgagtgagtaaacatcaaatgaaaaatgaacaTGTGTGATCAGTGTAGTATGATCATTTTATGATTAGTGACAATCCACATGACAAAAATACAATTCAAACACTACAAAGCAATTTGACATTATTAGCCTACTCATCATCAGTCACCGTATAAATATGACTATCAGCTAAACTGCCTGTTAATTAGAGGCATGCTTAGTGATCCTAACAGTCATGAGTCATGTAACCTAGCCCAAATTTATTTCTTCAGAAAGTGTTAGATCATTTCTTGTGTGCCCTCTTCTCTTTGTTCTGACGTGACAAGCCTATTGGAGGTTGCATATTACTCAGAGAAGGATGTGATTAAGCCTCCCTGGGTTTCCCTCATACAGCCACACACCACATCAGACCGGCGAGAACCAGTTCAGATCAGGCAGGGGAGGGTGGGGGTGCTTCTGCTGCGCTGTGTTTGCGCCGGAGTCTTTTTAATCATCCCTTCTCTCTAGATAAGAACCTGTTAAAGTAGCATTACAGGCTTTAGACATGCCCAGGCTTTGCGTCTTTAACTTCTGATAGATACAGCTCCACAGAAATCATAAATCACCATTCAATGCCTCAATTATACAGTTCTGTAAACCTACTAGTACAATGACAGATGTTTTTGGGTGCCTTTTATAGCTTTTTATTAATGGGGTAACGGATGCCTACACAGTAGCTTTGCTGTTGACACATAGATGGTTTGAGTGGATGCTCCTAATCTGTTTGCGTTGACAGTCACTCTACCAGCTCAAACCAGTTCCTTGGGTTGTTCGCATGACGCCAACGCACTGGTGTATCTGTCACGTGCTGCGACATACTGTATAGAGCAATAGGCTGAAATACACATCACCCTCTGGGTCAACAGTGACTGCTCTCTTTTTGACACATTGCTGTCACAGATAAGTAACTCTATGTTGAAATGAAAtcgacaaacacacacaccccaTACATAAATtctatttggcggaaaacacggacaatactgaaaaagcagtttctgctcttgcactcctctttaaaagaaactgctgtattttaagcctaaacaactgttgtctttgatagaacaatatgtctatatgctaccataggagattcatggcgcattaagcccccaaactatttttaatttgtccattttacccccaAAATCCTCGTTTACGGACGTCgcccaaccgcttttgtttcaaccagccataaaacaaaggtaattaattatatttaattattcaaaatgtctgtcatttttagctttgaatcattaattgatgtctaatatttcattaaaaacaaaagtgacttcaaaaaattattcaaacttcaaacttttttaaacaaattacgtcaaaatgaaaaaaagtggtgtctgtaaaaaagtcacggatatctacctaagAAATAtcgctttttttattttttgttactgtcccatTATTTAtgaaatgttagatgataaataatcgatcaaaacaaagaaaaaatgaacaaaaatgtttaaaaggtaaatatatgaaaaagaaaatcttaaccactccttgatgtctacgatttctgtatcgcgacccttgttatattaccatgggttacccataaaatccccccaaaatccagctgtggccattcacagctgtgtcttgacacggtaagtacacgataatatctcgttaaagccatggcgtctgtaattctgctctcgcgtgctctcccttccagatagggttttgctgtttaaaaaaacatttttaaaaaatgccctcctgttcaaaaattttctttctccataaaattgagattttcagctttccaatgatgtggcacacatgcatattggacaattttcttgagtgttttccaccatatatgtatatatatatatatatatatatatatatatatatatatatatatatatatatatatatatatatatatatatatatatatatatatatatatactgtatgtatgtgtgtgtgtgtatatatatatacatatacagtatatatgtatgtatatatatatacactgtgtgtgtgtatatatatatatatactgtatatatgtatatatatacacagtatatatatactgtatatatgtacacacacacatacatacagtatatatatacactgtatgtatgtgtgtgtgtgtgtgtatatatatatatatatatatatatatatatatatatatatatatatatatatatatatatatataaatatatacacacacatacattcgcatgagaccaaagcgccacattcgtttacattcagcgaagctgaCAAAGGTTTCCTATAGCATCTTTAACAATCAGTTTGAATCCTCTCCATATTCCACTCCTACTGCAgttgttttcttttcaattcccctgtctttagtttttttttcattcctatagctgctccatattgAAAAGGAAATGccaggatgctcgcggagggcgccagggcgcgggaggggaagattgaaaagacaCCCACTATGTTCACGtccgcaggcatgcacagcatcttctctgttttatccaaattattttatttaacatccatacatcattttggtataaatatatgaaaatatatttgttttagggggtgtcaaacgattaaaatttttaatctagttaattacagcttaaaaattaattcatcgtaattaatcgctattaatcgcaattcaaaccatctataaaatatgccatatttttctgtaaattattgttggaatggaaagataagacacaagatggatacatacattcaacatacggtacataagtactgtatttctttattataacaataaatcaacaagatggcattaccattattaacattctgttaaagcgatccatggatagaaagacttgtagttcttaaaagataaatgttagtgcaagttatagaaattttatattaaaaccctcctcatgttttcgttttaataaagtttgtaaaattttcaatcaaaaaataaactagtagcccgccattgttgatgtcaataattacttacacaatgctcatgggtgctgaagcctataaaatcagtcacacccaagcgccagcagagggcggcaaaactctgaaaaacacaacaagtacatctttcactgtgctgtcattttaatctgtttgagcggggcatttgtgcattaattccgtcaaatattttaacgggattaatcaaaaaaattcattaccgctcgttaacgcgataattttgacagccctaatttattttttaaaaaattaagcgagagagaagtcggccccacccgaccgtaaataataacacatacagtaagtcgctccagagtataagacgcaccctccgccaaactgtgaaaaaaaaactgtgacttatagtccgaaaaatacggtaactaattactcttacattcaggtaactgagttactaactgaattactttttgggagaagtaatttgtaactgtaattaattacttttttaaagtaagattaacaacactgcagatGACAtacatacaatggggcaaataagtatttagtcaaccgccaattgtgcaagttctcctacttgaaaagattagagaggcctgtaattgtcaacatgggtaaacctcaaccatgagagacagaatgaggaaaaaaacagaaaatcacattgtttgatttttaaagaatttatctccaaattagagtggaaaataagtatttggtcacctacaaacaagtaagatttctggctgtctaacttcttctaacgaggctcaactcattacctgtattaatggcacctgttttaactcattatcggtataaaagacacctgtccagaactcagtcagtcacactccaaactccactatggccaagaccaaagagctgttgaaggacaccagagacaaaattgtagacctgcaccaggctgggaagactgaatgtgcaataagtaaaacgcttgTTGTTAAGAAAtctatggaagacatacaagaccactgataatctccctcgatctggggctccatgcaagatctcaccccgtggcgtcaaaatgataacaagaacggtgagcaaaaatcccagaaccacacgggggggacctagtgaatgacctgcagagagctgggaccacagtaacaaaggctactatcagtaacacaatggacacacagggactcaaatcctatactgccagacatgtccccctgctgaagccagtacacgtccaggcccgtctgcggttggctagagagcatttggatgatccagaagaggactgggagaatgtgttatggtcagatgaaaccaaatagaactttttggtagaaacacaggtttttgtgtttggaggagaatgaatactgaattgcatccgaagaacaccatacccactgtgaagcatgggggtggaaacatcatgctttggggctgtttttctgcaaagggaccaggacgactgatcagtataaaggaaagaatgaatggggcaatgtatcgagagattttgagtgaaaatctccttccatcagcaagggcattga of Corythoichthys intestinalis isolate RoL2023-P3 chromosome 3, ASM3026506v1, whole genome shotgun sequence contains these proteins:
- the tcima gene encoding transcriptional and immune response regulator a, coding for MSTYVSSDCRRVSPSVHGNKFATAHRKKAVANIFDNVSQDALTRLFQKTGDMKAEERVRSIFSYSHDPEETARALMALKQRKKDKFLQIAGMLRQMLKFR